The genomic segment CATCCCGGCGCGCCGATGGGCATGGCCGACATTGCCGAGGTGCTGTGGAACGACGCGCTGAAGCACAATCCGGCGAACCCGCTTTGGGCGGATCGTGACCGTTTTGTACTGAGCAACGGTCACGGCTCGATGCTGCTCTACGGCCTGCTGCACCTGACCGGCTACGACCTGCCGCTGGACGAGCTGAAGCGCTTTCGGCAGTTACATTCCAAGACGCCAGGGCACCCTGAAATTGACGTGACGCCGGGGGTTGAAACCACCACCGGGCCGTTGGGGCAAGGCCTCGCCAATGCGGTGGGGTTTGCCATTGCCGAAACGGTGTTGGCCAGCGCGTTCAACCGCGATGAGCATCGGGTGGTTGACCACAACACCTACGTCTTCCTGGGCGATGGCTGTCTGATGGAAGGCGTCAGCCACGAGGCCTGCGCGCTGGCCGGTACGCTGGGTTTGCATAAGCTGGTCGCGTTCTATGACGACAACAATATTTCGATTGACGGCGAGGTCGAAGGCTGGTTTGCCGACGACACCCCGGCCCGCTTCGAGGCTTACGGCTGGCAGGTGATTCGCAAGGTCAACGGCCACGATCCGCGTGAAATTGCCATCGCTTTGAAGACCGCTCGAGATTTCGAGGGGGGGCCAACCCTGATCTGCTGCAAGACGGTCATCGGCTTTGGCTCACCCAACAAGCAGGGCAAAGAAACCTGTCACGGCGCGCCGCTGGGTGCCGACGAGATCGCACTCACCCGCAAGCAGTTGGAATGGCCGCACGCGCCGTTCGAGATTCCTGATGAGATCCGCGCAGGGTGGGACGCGCGTGAACGCGGCGCCGCCGCAGAAGCCGAGTGGAACGAGCGCTTCGCGGCCTACCAGAGTGCCCATCCCGAACTGGCTGCCGAGTTCAAACGCCGAATGTCGGGCGCGTTGCCTGCCGATTGGGCAGACACCGTCCAGGCGCTTCTGGACCAGGCGCTGGCCATGGACAAGCCCATTGCCACACGCAAGTCGAGCAAGGCCGCCATCGAGCGCTTGGTCAAGGGCTTGCCCGAGTTGTTCGGCGGCTCGGCCGACCTGTCGGAGTCCAATGGCACCGACTTCAAGGGCCACGTGCCGCTGCGCCGGGGTTCGCTGAAAGGCAACTACGTCAATTACGGCGTGCGCGAGTTCGGCATGAGCGCGATCATGAACGGCATCGCCCTGCACGGCGGATTGATTCCGTTTGGCGCCACCTTCCTCACCTTCAGTGACTACGCCCGCAATGCCGTGCGCATGGCCGCGTTGATGAAGCGCCGCAGCATTTTCGTTTACACCCACGACTCCATTGCACTGGGCGAAGACGGGCCGACCCACCAGGCCGTCGAGCATGTGTCGGCGCTGCGCCTGATGCCCAATCTTGAAGTGTGGCGTCCGGCGGATGCCTTTGAGACCGCCATTGCCTGGCAGCAGGCCATCGAACGCAAGGATGGCCCCAGCGCCCTGATTCTGACCC from the Polycyclovorans algicola TG408 genome contains:
- the tkt gene encoding transketolase, with product MFERLPLANALRALAMDAVQQANSGHPGAPMGMADIAEVLWNDALKHNPANPLWADRDRFVLSNGHGSMLLYGLLHLTGYDLPLDELKRFRQLHSKTPGHPEIDVTPGVETTTGPLGQGLANAVGFAIAETVLASAFNRDEHRVVDHNTYVFLGDGCLMEGVSHEACALAGTLGLHKLVAFYDDNNISIDGEVEGWFADDTPARFEAYGWQVIRKVNGHDPREIAIALKTARDFEGGPTLICCKTVIGFGSPNKQGKETCHGAPLGADEIALTRKQLEWPHAPFEIPDEIRAGWDARERGAAAEAEWNERFAAYQSAHPELAAEFKRRMSGALPADWADTVQALLDQALAMDKPIATRKSSKAAIERLVKGLPELFGGSADLSESNGTDFKGHVPLRRGSLKGNYVNYGVREFGMSAIMNGIALHGGLIPFGATFLTFSDYARNAVRMAALMKRRSIFVYTHDSIALGEDGPTHQAVEHVSALRLMPNLEVWRPADAFETAIAWQQAIERKDGPSALILTRQNLPPQAHEATQADAVRQGAYVVHEGGATPALVIAATGSEVALAVDVAKVFGEQGTAVRVVSVPCADRFFAMPRDARTELFPAGIPRLAIEAGVTHYWRALVGDDGDVIGVDTFGESAPYGALMKHFGLTLEVVVARAEAILKG